Proteins encoded by one window of Kiritimatiellia bacterium:
- a CDS encoding zinc ribbon domain-containing protein yields the protein MPLYEYKCRKCGAEAELLVRESDPRPRCPKCGSSALMRQYSTFTAAVRTGSPSGCAGGACPLPSSPCASGGCAGGTCPLG from the coding sequence ATGCCGCTCTACGAGTACAAGTGCCGCAAATGCGGTGCGGAGGCGGAGCTGCTGGTTCGGGAGTCCGACCCGCGGCCGCGATGTCCGAAGTGCGGCTCATCGGCGCTGATGCGCCAGTACTCCACATTCACCGCCGCTGTGCGGACCGGGTCGCCCTCCGGCTGCGCCGGCGGAGCCTGTCCGCTGCCCAGCTCGCCCTGTGCCAGCGGTGGATGTGCCGGCGGCACCTGTCCGCTGGGCTGA
- a CDS encoding 3-dehydroquinate synthase: MRTGGDRNPTAAPRGRRAERERRLNQRIVVRFDYPVWFTRGVFRPGHHRLLEAITHREPDRRHRVAVFVDSGVAAAWPALTQQISAWAERHSAAVRLVAPPRVVPGGETIKCDLGMIQDLLHLIARSGLCRHSFVIAVGGGAVLDAVGFCASLVHRGLRMIRLPTTVLAQNDAGVGVKTGINTDGGKNTAGTFAPPYAVINDLDFLRTLPDEHWIGGTAEAFKVAILKDRAFFEYLEANAAAIPRRDETVMERLIVRCAELHLEHIRTGEDPFETGAARPLDFGHWAAHQLETLSGYRVSHGQAVATGIALDTLYAARQGWIAAADADRVVAALQRAGFPLWHAELSQRRADGRLALLDGLETFREHVGGNLCLTFPNGLGARRETGNVDPARIADCLEELRRRTTAAPRPV, translated from the coding sequence GTGAGAACCGGTGGTGATCGCAACCCAACGGCTGCCCCGCGGGGCCGCCGAGCCGAGAGGGAGCGACGGCTGAACCAGCGAATCGTGGTCCGCTTCGACTACCCCGTCTGGTTCACCCGCGGCGTTTTCCGCCCGGGCCACCACCGGCTCCTCGAGGCGATCACGCACAGGGAACCCGATCGCCGTCACCGCGTGGCGGTGTTTGTGGACTCCGGCGTCGCCGCGGCCTGGCCCGCGCTGACGCAACAGATCAGCGCCTGGGCCGAGCGGCACTCGGCGGCGGTGCGGCTTGTCGCACCCCCCCGCGTCGTTCCCGGCGGCGAGACGATCAAGTGCGACCTTGGCATGATCCAGGACCTGCTGCATTTGATCGCGCGCAGCGGCCTGTGTCGCCACTCGTTCGTGATCGCAGTGGGCGGTGGAGCAGTGCTTGACGCGGTCGGCTTCTGCGCATCGCTGGTGCACCGGGGTCTGCGCATGATCCGGCTACCCACCACCGTGCTGGCACAGAACGACGCGGGCGTCGGCGTGAAAACCGGCATCAACACCGATGGCGGCAAGAACACCGCCGGCACGTTCGCGCCACCGTACGCGGTCATCAACGATCTCGATTTCTTGCGTACGCTGCCCGACGAGCACTGGATCGGCGGCACCGCCGAAGCGTTCAAGGTCGCGATCCTGAAAGACCGGGCGTTCTTCGAGTATCTGGAGGCGAACGCGGCGGCGATTCCGCGCCGCGACGAAACGGTGATGGAGCGACTGATCGTCCGCTGCGCAGAGCTTCATCTGGAGCACATTCGCACCGGCGAAGATCCCTTTGAGACCGGCGCGGCGCGTCCACTCGATTTCGGCCACTGGGCGGCGCACCAGCTGGAGACGCTGAGCGGATACCGCGTCAGTCACGGTCAGGCGGTGGCCACTGGGATCGCGCTCGACACGCTGTACGCGGCACGGCAGGGATGGATCGCTGCCGCCGATGCAGACCGCGTAGTCGCCGCGCTGCAGCGCGCGGGTTTTCCGCTTTGGCACGCGGAACTATCCCAACGGCGCGCGGACGGCCGTCTTGCGCTGCTCGACGGCCTGGAGACGTTCCGCGAGCATGTGGGGGGCAATCTGTGCTTGACGTTCCCCAACGGCCTCGGCGCGCGCCGAGAAACCGGGAACGTCGACCCCGCACGGATCGCCGACTGCCTCGAGGAACTCCGGCGCCGCACCACCGCCGCCCCGCGGCCCGTGTGA
- the ssb gene encoding single-stranded DNA-binding protein gives MMTTMNLVVLAGRLTRDPRLRTAGNGMSVADLGVAINERHRTAEGRETTRTCFVDVTVWQRSADACGRYLRKGACVLVEGRLATDQWTDEQGRSHSRLRVVAERVQFLDRPKHNGGANPAGQMASALTGSVPAPAAATRERSSGATPATCPPTPRN, from the coding sequence ATGATGACAACGATGAACCTCGTGGTGCTGGCCGGTCGACTCACCCGCGATCCCCGCTTGCGCACCGCTGGCAACGGCATGTCGGTCGCGGATCTCGGCGTTGCGATCAATGAGCGTCACCGCACCGCTGAGGGGCGGGAGACCACGCGCACCTGTTTTGTGGACGTGACCGTTTGGCAGCGTAGCGCCGACGCCTGCGGCCGTTATCTCCGCAAAGGAGCCTGCGTGTTGGTCGAAGGACGGCTGGCGACCGACCAGTGGACGGATGAGCAGGGTCGCTCTCACAGCCGACTGCGGGTGGTTGCGGAAAGGGTGCAGTTCCTGGATCGTCCCAAGCATAACGGTGGGGCGAATCCCGCCGGACAGATGGCGTCCGCGTTGACCGGCTCCGTTCCAGCGCCAGCCGCTGCAACCCGTGAGCGCTCTTCGGGCGCAACCCCAGCGACGTGTCCGCCGACACCTCGCAACTAA
- the prmC gene encoding peptide chain release factor N(5)-glutamine methyltransferase, whose amino-acid sequence MTARGGRTALDAARELTRRLEAAGRAEPAALAEWAVAAVLGVGRATLRAGLAPTPSAGAVAQLDRIAARLLAGEPLAYALGWAEFLGRPFAMDGRAMIPRPETEELATLVLREALPPGAVADVWDIGTGSGVLAITFALERPTARITATDLDPAALDLARANAARHHVADRIRWIAADLFGDAGTEVADLVVSNPPYVARSDLSRLAPEVRDHEPRIALDGGPDGLEVIRRLIPAAFTALRPGGRLYLEIGDAQGAAVLELMTATGFTATRLLRDMSCHGRFATAQRPGR is encoded by the coding sequence ATGACGGCCCGCGGGGGGCGGACCGCGCTCGACGCGGCGCGTGAGCTGACTCGGAGGCTGGAGGCGGCGGGGCGTGCCGAGCCAGCGGCGCTTGCGGAATGGGCGGTCGCAGCGGTGCTCGGCGTCGGCCGCGCGACGTTGCGCGCGGGGCTCGCGCCGACCCCGTCGGCTGGCGCGGTCGCGCAGTTGGACCGCATCGCCGCCCGCCTGCTGGCGGGTGAACCGCTTGCCTACGCTCTCGGCTGGGCTGAATTCCTGGGTCGGCCCTTCGCGATGGACGGCCGCGCGATGATTCCACGCCCTGAAACCGAGGAGCTGGCCACACTCGTGCTGCGGGAGGCACTGCCCCCCGGAGCGGTCGCCGACGTCTGGGACATCGGCACCGGCAGCGGCGTGCTCGCGATCACTTTCGCTCTCGAGCGGCCAACCGCGCGCATCACCGCGACCGATCTTGACCCTGCCGCACTTGATCTCGCCCGTGCAAACGCCGCACGACATCACGTTGCCGACCGCATCCGCTGGATCGCCGCAGATCTCTTCGGTGACGCCGGTACGGAGGTGGCGGACCTCGTGGTCTCAAACCCGCCCTATGTCGCGCGGTCGGACCTTTCGCGGCTCGCTCCCGAGGTCCGGGACCACGAACCCCGCATCGCGTTGGACGGCGGCCCGGACGGCCTCGAGGTGATCCGGCGGCTGATTCCGGCCGCATTCACCGCACTACGCCCCGGCGGGCGGCTGTATCTGGAAATCGGCGACGCGCAAGGAGCCGCCGTGCTCGAGCTCATGACCGCGACCGGCTTCACCGCAACCCGCCTGCTCCGCGATATGTCCTGCCACGGTCGCTTTGCCACCGCGCAGCGGCCCGGCCGGTGA
- a CDS encoding alkaline phosphatase family protein, translated as MIQHRLVIVDMAGLGWDLVRSAPELAARYGLTFRPLETVFPALTCPVQASFRTAAHPCFHGITANGFYARRLARAFFWEQSAALVYGRRIWTRYRAAGRRVGLLFWQHSLGEEADVVLSPRPVHRHHGGLIPDCHSVPEDLYARLRSELGRPFPLHHYWGPRASLESSRWIADASCALMENEELAPDLLLVYLPHLDYDLQRFGPDTPEARMALEKALALVGQIWSRAREVDADVLLFGDYAIAPVTGAPIYLSREFRRHGLFRTRRVKGRLYPDMFDSRAIALADHEIALVYARSDEDARAARRLLDELDGVGLVLDPAAQRELCMDEPLGPDLVAVAEPGRWFAYPWWDQPREAPDFAAHVDIHAKPGYDPCELLPGRWPGRISMEPEQIRGTHGRAGRERMVAWAASFEVPGPPRDLLDLARAVETLLGSRPPE; from the coding sequence ATGATCCAACATCGTCTCGTGATCGTGGACATGGCCGGGCTGGGCTGGGACCTAGTCCGATCCGCGCCTGAGCTCGCCGCACGCTACGGGCTGACGTTTCGGCCGCTCGAAACGGTGTTCCCGGCGCTGACCTGCCCGGTGCAGGCGTCGTTTCGCACCGCTGCGCATCCGTGTTTTCACGGCATCACCGCGAATGGCTTCTACGCGCGGCGGCTCGCGCGGGCGTTTTTTTGGGAACAGTCCGCCGCGCTCGTGTACGGCCGGCGCATTTGGACTCGCTACCGCGCGGCAGGACGGCGGGTCGGCCTGCTGTTCTGGCAGCACAGTCTCGGAGAAGAAGCGGACGTGGTGCTCTCGCCGCGCCCGGTGCACCGACACCACGGCGGTCTGATCCCGGACTGCCACTCCGTTCCGGAAGATCTATATGCGCGATTGCGCTCGGAGCTCGGCCGGCCGTTTCCGCTGCACCACTACTGGGGCCCGCGCGCGTCGCTGGAGTCCAGCCGCTGGATCGCGGACGCCAGCTGTGCGCTGATGGAAAACGAGGAGCTGGCGCCGGACCTTTTGCTGGTCTACCTGCCGCACCTCGACTACGACCTGCAGCGCTTTGGCCCGGATACTCCCGAGGCGCGCATGGCGCTGGAGAAGGCGCTGGCGCTGGTCGGTCAAATCTGGAGCAGAGCGCGCGAGGTGGACGCGGACGTGTTGCTGTTTGGCGATTATGCGATCGCCCCCGTCACCGGTGCGCCGATCTACCTCTCGCGCGAATTCCGCCGCCACGGCTTGTTTCGAACGCGCCGCGTGAAGGGCCGGCTCTACCCGGATATGTTCGATAGCCGCGCGATCGCGCTGGCAGACCACGAAATCGCGCTGGTCTACGCGCGCAGCGATGAGGACGCGCGGGCCGCCCGCCGCCTGCTGGACGAACTGGACGGCGTCGGGCTGGTGCTCGACCCCGCAGCGCAGCGCGAGCTGTGCATGGACGAGCCGCTCGGGCCGGATCTGGTGGCGGTCGCCGAGCCCGGGCGCTGGTTCGCGTACCCCTGGTGGGACCAGCCGCGCGAGGCGCCGGACTTCGCCGCCCACGTGGACATCCACGCGAAACCCGGCTACGACCCCTGCGAGCTGCTGCCCGGCCGTTGGCCGGGACGCATCTCGATGGAGCCCGAGCAAATCCGCGGCACCCACGGCCGTGCCGGCCGGGAGCGGATGGTCGCATGGGCCGCGAGCTTCGAGGTGCCCGGTCCGCCGCGCGACCTCCTCGACCTCGCCCGGGCGGTGGAGACGCTGCTCGGTAGCCGCCCCCCCGAATGA
- a CDS encoding nitroreductase family protein — protein sequence MDLFEVFAQRRSVRRFRPEAVPPALLTQVLEAARQAPSAGNRQAFEIVIIRSRSRRVALARAAFEQWFISEAPVVLVFLAAPARNCDRYGQRGAELYAVQDATIACAHAHLAAAALGLGSCWIGAFDERTVAELVGARNRERPVAVLPIGWPAEEPVSPPRRPLADLLHEEQLR from the coding sequence ATGGACCTTTTCGAAGTGTTTGCGCAGCGCCGATCGGTCCGACGGTTCCGACCAGAGGCGGTGCCACCTGCTTTACTGACGCAGGTGCTTGAGGCGGCCCGACAGGCGCCATCCGCAGGCAACCGACAGGCCTTTGAGATCGTCATCATTCGCAGCCGTTCCCGGCGGGTGGCTCTGGCGCGTGCCGCGTTCGAACAGTGGTTCATCTCGGAGGCACCGGTGGTGTTGGTGTTTCTTGCTGCGCCTGCCCGCAACTGCGATAGGTACGGGCAGCGCGGCGCCGAGCTGTACGCCGTACAGGACGCTACCATCGCTTGCGCTCACGCACACCTGGCGGCGGCCGCGTTAGGGCTGGGAAGCTGCTGGATCGGCGCGTTCGACGAACGCACGGTGGCCGAACTTGTTGGCGCGCGCAACCGCGAACGGCCGGTCGCGGTACTGCCCATCGGATGGCCAGCGGAGGAGCCGGTCTCCCCCCCTCGTCGTCCGCTGGCCGACCTGCTGCACGAGGAACAGCTGCGCTGA
- a CDS encoding glycosyltransferase family 2 protein, with amino-acid sequence MDVRLSIVVPARNEERRLGRMLDAYLPFFRDRYGDAVEFIIVVNGSTDRTAELARRYAAQWPLVRVIEEPRPIGKGGAVMVGFRAARGERIGFVDADGATPPEAFEDLLHHFDGAGAVIANRWDPRSDILRQPWTRRLASRVFNAMVRLLFGLHTTDTQCGAKVLTRRAVEDVLPHLGITQWAFDVDLLFQLRRHGHRIVEVPTVWRDVGGSHVRVGKTGLEMFIAVVRLRLIYSPFRWIVRVYDHTLGRVIRHRV; translated from the coding sequence ATGGATGTTCGGCTGTCCATTGTCGTGCCCGCCCGCAACGAGGAGCGGCGTCTCGGCCGGATGCTGGATGCGTACCTGCCGTTTTTTCGGGACCGCTACGGTGATGCGGTGGAGTTCATCATTGTGGTGAATGGCTCCACCGATCGCACCGCGGAGCTCGCCCGCCGCTATGCGGCCCAGTGGCCGCTGGTGCGTGTGATCGAGGAGCCGCGGCCGATCGGGAAGGGCGGCGCGGTGATGGTGGGGTTCCGCGCCGCGCGCGGCGAGCGCATCGGGTTCGTCGACGCGGACGGCGCGACCCCCCCCGAGGCGTTCGAAGACCTGCTGCACCACTTTGACGGCGCGGGCGCGGTGATCGCGAACCGCTGGGATCCACGTTCGGACATCCTCCGCCAGCCCTGGACGCGGCGGCTCGCCTCGCGGGTGTTCAACGCAATGGTTCGCCTGCTGTTCGGTCTGCACACCACCGACACCCAGTGCGGCGCGAAGGTGCTCACTCGGCGGGCGGTCGAAGACGTGCTGCCGCATCTGGGCATCACGCAATGGGCCTTCGACGTGGACCTGCTCTTCCAGCTGCGGCGGCACGGCCATCGCATCGTGGAGGTGCCGACGGTCTGGCGAGATGTGGGCGGTTCGCACGTGCGGGTGGGCAAAACGGGTCTGGAGATGTTCATCGCGGTGGTGCGACTGCGGCTGATCTACTCGCCGTTCCGCTGGATCGTGCGGGTATATGACCACACGCTCGGGCGGGTGATCCGCCACCGCGTGTGA
- the prfA gene encoding peptide chain release factor 1 — translation MIPEHLLQSLRRQRDELAAELGRPGAATSASRYRRLIADHARLQRICELAERRDALSRERDEARRLAEDPAGEPELRELATADVERLSGQLADTERQIVEAMAPPPESDERNVIMEIRAGTGGEEAALFAADLFRMYSRYADRKGWRVSVLDVSASDIGGYKEIIFSVEGPGAHGWLRFESGTHRVQRIPVTEQQGRIHTSTATVAVLPEAEEIDEIAIAPDEIRMDLFRASGAGGQKVNKTESAVRLTHLPTGIVVQCQDERSQTRNKEKAMRVLRARLLDLKLRDEAARRSDARRAQIGSGDRSERIRTYNFPQSRVTDHRINYTTHRLPEILDGDLDELIGELRRRDHDERIRRALEELVRT, via the coding sequence ATGATTCCCGAGCATCTTCTGCAATCGCTCCGCCGCCAGCGCGACGAGCTCGCCGCCGAGCTCGGCCGGCCCGGCGCCGCCACATCGGCCTCGCGTTACCGCCGGCTCATTGCCGACCACGCGCGCCTGCAGCGGATCTGCGAGCTGGCCGAACGGCGGGACGCGCTGTCGCGGGAGCGCGACGAGGCGCGCCGGCTGGCCGAGGACCCCGCCGGTGAGCCGGAACTCCGTGAGCTGGCGACCGCCGACGTCGAGCGGCTCAGTGGACAACTGGCGGACACCGAGCGCCAGATCGTCGAAGCCATGGCGCCACCGCCCGAGTCGGACGAGCGCAACGTGATCATGGAGATCCGCGCCGGCACCGGCGGGGAGGAGGCGGCGCTGTTCGCGGCCGACCTGTTTCGAATGTACTCCCGTTACGCGGACCGGAAAGGATGGCGGGTCAGCGTGCTGGACGTCAGCGCCTCGGACATCGGCGGCTACAAGGAGATCATCTTTTCCGTCGAGGGTCCCGGTGCACACGGCTGGCTCCGTTTCGAGAGCGGCACACATCGCGTGCAGCGCATACCGGTGACCGAACAGCAAGGACGCATTCACACGTCCACCGCCACCGTCGCGGTGCTGCCAGAAGCGGAGGAGATCGACGAGATCGCCATTGCACCCGACGAGATCCGGATGGATCTGTTCCGGGCGTCTGGTGCGGGCGGGCAAAAGGTGAACAAGACCGAGTCCGCCGTGCGCCTCACCCACCTGCCGACCGGCATCGTGGTGCAGTGTCAAGATGAGCGGTCCCAAACGCGTAACAAGGAGAAAGCGATGCGGGTGCTCCGCGCCCGGTTGCTGGATTTGAAACTCCGCGACGAGGCCGCACGGCGCTCGGACGCTCGCCGCGCGCAGATCGGCAGCGGCGACCGCAGCGAGCGCATCCGCACCTACAACTTTCCGCAAAGCCGCGTCACCGATCACCGCATCAATTACACCACCCATCGGCTGCCGGAGATTCTCGACGGCGACCTCGACGAACTGATCGGTGAGCTGCGGCGCCGCGACCACGATGAGCGGATTCGACGCGCGCTGGAGGAGCTGGTCAGGACATGA
- the rpmE gene encoding 50S ribosomal protein L31, producing the protein MKKDIHPEYGPATITCACGNRVETRSTVREMHINTCSRCHPFFSGQAKLIDTEGRVDRFRKRYGTAKTS; encoded by the coding sequence ATGAAAAAGGATATTCACCCAGAGTACGGGCCCGCGACGATCACCTGTGCCTGCGGCAACCGAGTGGAAACGCGCTCCACCGTGCGGGAAATGCACATCAACACGTGCTCCCGCTGCCATCCGTTCTTCTCCGGCCAGGCGAAGTTGATCGACACCGAGGGGCGCGTGGACCGTTTCCGCAAGCGCTACGGTACGGCGAAGACCAGCTAG
- a CDS encoding ATP-binding protein — translation MPSRGILVRLLVPLCAVASLAALLTGWWLARALQRLHEENAFQRLIAESRYLESLFFSDRFDRPDVSAARDLVRLARSISTDTHVTVIGPDGTVWADSAANPAQMPPHGGRLEVAAALAGQIGRAVRQSDTTGVKMMYVARPLQLGGRVIGVLRTAIPLTVLEGDFRAVSRRLVAAGAALLLAVMATAAVIAVRLQRPLATLTTVARALATGDLSSRAPRSGCAETDTLADALNHMAAELQQRILLAESQQREMETMLESLTEGVIAIDTAERLLFGNRRAADILGTRLRRGADLRETVRLVELQQILVRALREGTAAEAGVSLTDGRTQRFLHGRAAPLTDPVGGIRGAVMVLNDLTEMNRLLTLRREFVANVTHELQTPLTTIRGFLETLTDPQRPSPEDQQRFLQIALRQTRRLQRLVEDLMELARLDQAAEQSVLRPVPTTSGAIANDAAEACAALAAERNIRIEVRGPPDLAFQADADLVTRALVNLLDNAIKYSPPGGTVELACRPEDGFIVWSVTDHGPGIEAVHLPRLFERFYRVDKSRSRREGGTGLGLAIVKHIVLAHGGTVGVESEVGRGSCFWFRLPRTPTSPNASRLADGTVGSAAAQS, via the coding sequence ATGCCCTCGCGAGGGATTCTGGTCCGGTTGCTCGTGCCGCTCTGCGCGGTTGCCTCGCTTGCCGCTTTGCTGACGGGGTGGTGGCTGGCTCGCGCTCTCCAGCGACTGCATGAGGAAAATGCATTCCAGCGGCTGATTGCGGAAAGCCGATATCTCGAGTCGCTGTTTTTTTCTGATCGTTTTGACCGCCCGGACGTTTCGGCGGCCCGTGATTTGGTCCGTCTCGCGCGCTCCATTTCGACGGACACGCACGTGACGGTGATCGGCCCCGACGGCACGGTTTGGGCGGACTCTGCGGCGAATCCTGCGCAAATGCCACCCCACGGCGGTCGCCTCGAAGTGGCCGCCGCTCTTGCTGGCCAGATTGGCCGTGCAGTGCGCCAGAGTGACACCACGGGCGTGAAGATGATGTATGTGGCCCGACCTCTGCAGCTGGGCGGGCGTGTGATTGGCGTACTGCGAACTGCGATCCCGCTGACCGTATTGGAAGGAGATTTCCGCGCGGTTTCTCGCCGTCTTGTTGCGGCAGGCGCCGCGCTGTTACTGGCGGTGATGGCCACCGCCGCCGTGATCGCGGTTCGTCTGCAGCGGCCGCTGGCGACGCTCACGACGGTCGCCCGCGCCCTCGCGACGGGCGATCTTTCGAGCCGGGCACCTCGTTCGGGCTGCGCTGAGACGGACACGCTGGCCGACGCGCTCAACCACATGGCCGCGGAACTGCAGCAACGGATCCTTCTGGCGGAGTCTCAACAGCGCGAAATGGAGACGATGCTCGAGAGTCTCACCGAGGGCGTGATCGCGATCGACACCGCCGAGCGGTTGCTGTTCGGCAATCGTCGCGCGGCGGACATCCTCGGTACGCGGCTGCGACGCGGCGCCGACCTCCGCGAAACCGTCCGGCTGGTGGAGCTCCAGCAGATCCTCGTCCGAGCGCTGCGCGAAGGTACGGCTGCCGAGGCGGGCGTCTCGCTGACCGATGGGCGGACCCAGCGGTTCCTCCACGGCCGGGCCGCCCCGCTCACTGACCCCGTCGGGGGGATCCGCGGCGCGGTGATGGTGTTGAACGACCTCACCGAAATGAACCGGCTGCTGACGCTGCGGCGCGAGTTCGTAGCGAACGTCACCCATGAGTTGCAGACGCCGCTGACGACGATTCGCGGCTTCCTTGAGACGCTAACCGACCCGCAGCGACCCTCGCCGGAAGATCAGCAGCGCTTCCTGCAGATTGCACTGCGTCAAACGCGGCGGCTCCAGCGACTGGTGGAAGACCTGATGGAGCTGGCGCGTTTGGATCAGGCGGCAGAGCAGTCGGTTTTGCGGCCGGTGCCCACCACCAGCGGCGCGATTGCGAACGATGCCGCCGAAGCCTGCGCCGCGCTCGCGGCCGAGAGAAACATTCGCATCGAGGTGCGCGGCCCGCCCGATCTCGCCTTTCAGGCCGACGCTGACCTCGTCACCCGGGCGCTCGTCAACCTTCTCGACAATGCGATCAAGTACAGTCCGCCGGGCGGAACCGTGGAGCTGGCATGCCGTCCGGAGGACGGATTCATCGTCTGGAGCGTGACGGACCACGGGCCCGGTATCGAGGCGGTGCACCTGCCACGGCTGTTTGAGCGCTTCTACCGCGTGGACAAGAGCCGCAGCCGCCGCGAGGGTGGGACTGGCCTGGGCCTTGCGATCGTGAAGCACATTGTGCTCGCACACGGCGGGACGGTCGGCGTGGAGAGCGAAGTGGGACGGGGCAGTTGCTTCTGGTTTCGACTGCCCCGGACGCCGACCTCGCCGAACGCAAGCCGACTGGCGGACGGCACGGTCGGCAGCGCCGCGGCGCAGAGCTAG
- a CDS encoding DNA topoisomerase IV subunit A, with the protein MGRRSRSSRTLSPPAGGEVTAADRAEAARRIVRVAAEVRDDILRRHRRPQLRFPVRALSNVRYDPKTGHLEMLGRMATRTLSVGTVKTFAQSMRLLATTKLDLLDRDDIAGKREVYYNSKSWGECRFENQSESDSLLDDIEAMLGVNREVLGYIPEERGGEVCGPLVVVDRDPRSGRPIRIDCTQLGTGAWSIPSRVEHLEFETRAKWVLVVETASLFQRLVHHRWYEAARCILISMSGVPTRACRRFVRRLADATRLPVLAFTDGDPYGYCNIYRTLKCGSGQAAHINRLFCVPQARYLGVTPQDILDYDLEDATHPLEEADVKRARDALKNDPFIRHHPPWQAALTQMLEMGVRVEQQAFAKHGLNHVMEVYLPDKLKRQNFLP; encoded by the coding sequence ATGGGCCGAAGATCCAGGTCGTCCCGGACGCTGTCACCGCCGGCCGGTGGCGAAGTCACCGCGGCCGATCGCGCGGAGGCTGCGCGCCGTATCGTGCGCGTCGCCGCGGAGGTTCGCGATGACATCCTGCGCCGTCACCGTCGTCCGCAGCTGCGATTCCCGGTGCGGGCGCTCTCGAACGTGCGATACGATCCGAAGACCGGCCATCTGGAAATGCTGGGCCGGATGGCGACGCGTACCCTGTCGGTCGGCACTGTGAAGACCTTTGCGCAGTCCATGCGGCTGCTGGCGACCACGAAGCTGGACTTGCTCGACCGCGACGATATCGCGGGCAAGCGCGAGGTCTACTACAACAGCAAGAGCTGGGGCGAATGCCGCTTTGAAAACCAGAGCGAAAGCGACAGCCTTCTGGACGACATCGAGGCGATGCTGGGTGTCAACCGTGAGGTGCTCGGCTACATTCCGGAGGAGCGCGGCGGCGAGGTGTGCGGTCCGCTGGTGGTGGTGGACCGCGACCCACGCAGCGGCCGGCCGATCCGGATTGACTGCACGCAGCTGGGCACGGGCGCTTGGAGCATACCGTCGCGGGTGGAACATCTAGAGTTTGAGACCCGGGCGAAATGGGTGCTGGTGGTCGAAACCGCTTCGCTGTTTCAGCGCCTCGTGCATCATCGATGGTACGAAGCTGCCCGGTGCATCCTGATCTCGATGAGCGGGGTACCCACCCGCGCATGCCGCCGGTTTGTTCGCCGTCTGGCCGACGCCACGCGGCTACCCGTGTTGGCCTTCACCGACGGTGATCCGTATGGCTACTGCAACATCTACCGTACGCTGAAGTGTGGCAGCGGTCAGGCCGCGCACATCAACCGGCTGTTCTGCGTGCCACAGGCGCGCTATCTCGGCGTGACGCCGCAGGACATCCTGGACTACGATCTCGAGGACGCGACGCATCCGCTCGAAGAGGCCGACGTGAAGCGCGCGCGCGACGCGCTGAAGAACGACCCCTTCATCCGGCATCACCCTCCCTGGCAGGCCGCGCTGACCCAAATGCTGGAGATGGGTGTCCGCGTGGAACAGCAGGCGTTCGCGAAGCATGGTCTGAACCACGTGATGGAGGTCTATCTGCCCGACAAGCTGAAGCGCCAAAACTTTCTGCCCTAG
- a CDS encoding response regulator transcription factor, whose product MAREHILVVEDDEDIQELLRYNLEREGYRVTIVADGDTALQRAREGGFDLVLLDLMLPGVDGMEVARMLQADGRTCTLPIIMLTARGDESDIVSGLRLGAEDYITKPFNTKVLLARIRNVFRRRQRLAMSDEPIAVGDFRIHPGRREVTIKGKPVELTATEFGILRFLASKPGWVFTRDQIVDAVKGTDYPVTARSVDVQMVNLRRKLGRYAEWLETVRGVGYRFRES is encoded by the coding sequence ATGGCGAGAGAACACATTCTGGTGGTAGAAGACGACGAGGACATCCAGGAGCTCCTTCGCTACAACCTTGAGCGAGAGGGCTACCGCGTGACGATCGTCGCGGATGGCGACACCGCGCTGCAACGCGCCCGAGAGGGCGGATTCGATCTGGTGTTGCTCGACCTGATGCTGCCGGGCGTGGACGGAATGGAAGTGGCGCGGATGCTGCAGGCGGACGGGCGCACCTGCACGCTGCCGATCATCATGCTGACCGCGCGGGGCGACGAGAGCGACATCGTCTCCGGCCTTCGGCTTGGCGCGGAGGATTACATCACCAAGCCGTTCAACACGAAGGTGCTGCTGGCGCGCATTCGCAACGTGTTCCGCCGGCGGCAGCGCTTGGCGATGAGCGACGAACCGATCGCGGTGGGTGACTTCCGCATCCATCCGGGTCGGCGCGAGGTGACGATCAAGGGCAAGCCGGTGGAACTGACGGCGACCGAATTCGGGATTCTGAGGTTCCTCGCGTCGAAACCGGGATGGGTGTTCACCCGAGACCAGATCGTCGACGCCGTGAAGGGGACGGATTATCCCGTCACCGCCCGTTCGGTGGACGTCCAGATGGTGAATCTCCGCCGCAAGCTGGGACGGTATGCGGAGTGGCTTGAGACAGTCCGGGGGGTGGGGTACCGTTTCCGTGAGAGTTGA